One Paraburkholderia aromaticivorans genomic region harbors:
- a CDS encoding EcsC family protein codes for MEPSSLATQSLSDDDLKALRHAKHELESPALAMKLASIVGAPLEKLLSRMPAFANEKVTDATELALRKCLSIALRTLGRQDGATPLAVPDKPSNLLHKFAVATTGAAGGAFGLFALPVELPVTTTLMFRSICDIARSEGEDLTSIDTQLQCLTVLGMGGTSKADDDADYGYFIMRGALAQAVSKASSEIATKGFTAHGSAALLRLLNTIAARFSVQVSEQIAAKSIPAIGAVLGAMVNTVFIDHFQQVAHGHFTVRRLERQYGQASVEAAYQTIDIALDG; via the coding sequence ATGGAGCCGAGTTCGCTCGCAACACAATCGTTATCGGACGACGACCTGAAGGCGCTACGCCACGCGAAACACGAACTGGAGAGCCCCGCTCTGGCGATGAAGCTGGCAAGCATCGTTGGCGCGCCGCTGGAGAAACTGCTCTCGCGCATGCCGGCGTTCGCCAACGAAAAAGTCACCGACGCGACGGAGTTGGCCCTGCGCAAGTGTCTGTCGATCGCGCTGCGCACGCTGGGGCGGCAGGACGGCGCGACGCCGCTGGCGGTGCCCGACAAGCCGAGCAACTTGCTGCACAAGTTTGCCGTGGCGACCACCGGCGCGGCCGGCGGCGCATTCGGACTGTTCGCGCTGCCCGTCGAGTTGCCGGTCACGACCACGCTGATGTTCCGCTCGATCTGCGATATCGCGCGCAGCGAGGGCGAGGATCTGACGTCGATCGACACGCAGCTGCAATGTCTGACGGTGCTCGGCATGGGCGGCACGTCGAAAGCCGACGACGACGCCGACTACGGCTACTTCATCATGCGCGGCGCGCTCGCGCAGGCGGTGTCGAAAGCGTCATCCGAAATCGCCACCAAGGGCTTCACCGCGCACGGCTCCGCGGCCTTGTTGCGCCTGCTCAACACGATCGCCGCGCGCTTCTCCGTGCAGGTGAGCGAACAGATCGCCGCGAAGTCGATTCCGGCGATCGGCGCGGTGCTCGGCGCGATGGTCAATACGGTTTTCATCGACCACTTCCAGCAGGTCGCGCACGGCCACTTCACCGTGCGCCGGCTGGAACGGCAGTACGGCCAGGCTTCGGTCGAGGCGGCCTATCAGACGATCGACATCGCGCTCGACGGCTGA
- a CDS encoding MDR family MFS transporter, which yields MAVHTAAHHSSGQVLPFRESLLAMLGISFVTMLVALDQTVVGTALPTIVAELKGFELYAWVATSYLLTSVITVPIFGRLGDYYGRKPFVIASIVVFTAASVLCGAANNMLFLVLARGLQGIGGGMLVGTAFACIPDLFPDSVVRLRWQVLMSSAFGIANAVGPSLGGFLTQYYGWRSVFYVNLPVGLLSLFFVWRFLPHLRHVEHEGKMRLDWPGAVLIAVALGSLQLFVELLPKHGVTLSAAALLALSVASAYALWQWEKRCPTAILPVDMFRNRSLAALFTLAVLGGFSMFSLLFYAPLLFQGGFGMSPKEAGLVITPLVVFITVGSIANGRIVSRVRNPNLMLYIGFSLFALACLGVVVATRAMPQWLLMSFMVIGGLGLGFVMPNLTIFAQQTAGREHLGIATALLQSLRMIGGMVGTALTGTLVSHMYASGVRSALDNNHASQWFADLGDPQILINRDAQATLLGQLTHAGHNGAMLLESARESLVAAIHLGLAMAAIIAVVSVWQSRRVPLIKLQRKLEPVIHAD from the coding sequence ATGGCTGTCCATACTGCGGCCCACCACTCGAGTGGGCAAGTTTTACCGTTCCGCGAATCGCTTCTGGCGATGCTCGGTATCTCCTTCGTCACGATGCTGGTCGCACTCGACCAGACCGTGGTCGGCACCGCGTTGCCCACGATCGTCGCCGAACTCAAGGGTTTCGAGTTGTACGCGTGGGTCGCCACGTCGTATCTGCTGACCTCGGTGATCACCGTGCCAATTTTCGGCCGGCTTGGCGATTACTACGGGCGCAAGCCGTTCGTGATCGCGTCGATTGTCGTCTTCACCGCTGCCTCGGTGCTGTGCGGCGCGGCCAACAACATGCTGTTCCTCGTGCTCGCGCGCGGCTTGCAGGGCATTGGCGGCGGCATGCTGGTCGGCACGGCATTCGCGTGCATTCCTGATCTGTTTCCCGACTCGGTCGTGCGTCTGCGCTGGCAAGTACTGATGAGTTCGGCGTTCGGTATTGCAAACGCGGTGGGGCCGTCGCTCGGCGGTTTCCTCACGCAGTATTACGGCTGGCGCTCGGTTTTCTATGTGAACCTGCCGGTTGGTCTGCTCTCGCTGTTTTTTGTCTGGCGCTTCTTGCCGCATCTGCGTCATGTCGAGCATGAAGGCAAGATGCGGCTCGACTGGCCCGGCGCCGTGCTGATTGCCGTGGCGCTCGGCTCGCTGCAACTGTTTGTCGAGTTGCTGCCGAAGCATGGCGTGACCTTGAGCGCGGCCGCGTTGCTCGCGCTGAGCGTCGCGTCGGCTTACGCGTTGTGGCAGTGGGAAAAGCGCTGCCCGACGGCGATCCTGCCGGTCGACATGTTCCGCAACCGCAGTCTCGCCGCGCTCTTCACGCTCGCCGTGCTGGGTGGCTTTTCGATGTTCTCGTTGCTGTTCTATGCACCGTTGCTGTTCCAGGGTGGCTTTGGCATGTCGCCGAAAGAAGCGGGGCTTGTCATCACGCCGTTGGTCGTGTTCATCACGGTCGGCAGTATCGCCAATGGGCGCATCGTCTCACGCGTGCGCAATCCGAATCTGATGCTGTATATCGGTTTCTCGCTGTTCGCGCTGGCGTGCCTGGGCGTGGTTGTCGCGACGCGGGCCATGCCGCAATGGCTGCTGATGTCATTCATGGTGATCGGCGGATTGGGACTCGGTTTCGTGATGCCGAACCTGACGATCTTCGCGCAGCAAACCGCAGGCCGCGAACACCTCGGTATCGCCACGGCGCTGCTGCAGTCGCTGCGGATGATCGGCGGCATGGTGGGCACCGCGCTCACCGGCACGCTGGTCAGCCACATGTACGCGAGCGGCGTGCGCAGCGCCTTGGACAACAACCACGCTTCGCAGTGGTTCGCCGATCTCGGCGACCCGCAGATCCTCATCAATCGCGACGCGCAAGCCACCTTGCTCGGCCAGTTGACGCATGCGGGCCATAACGGCGCGATGCTGCTTGAGAGCGCGCGTGAATCGCTCGTGGCCGCGATTCATCTGGGTCTCGCGATGGCGGCGATCATCGCCGTGGTATCGGTGTGGCAAAGCCGCCGAGTGCCGCTGATCAAACTCCAGCGCAAGCTCGAGCCCGTGATTCACGCGGATTGA
- a CDS encoding MarR family winged helix-turn-helix transcriptional regulator encodes MEEQDRVAVMQQFGRTYRAFMSAFEAHVGHPLPRWRILLALHDQAGESSQKRLVERLRVDPGALTRQLKTLESLGWIARSMDTRDNRVTNVRLTEAGQSATEASLPRRNAFLHNTIAVLPDEALSALSGALKMLEARISEVAATANAAGAAGEVAAQTPETVGSEAPRQP; translated from the coding sequence ATGGAAGAACAGGACCGCGTCGCCGTCATGCAGCAATTCGGCCGCACATATCGGGCGTTCATGTCGGCCTTCGAGGCGCACGTCGGCCATCCGTTGCCGCGCTGGCGCATTCTGCTCGCGCTGCACGACCAGGCCGGAGAATCGTCGCAGAAGCGGCTGGTGGAGCGCTTGCGCGTCGATCCGGGCGCGCTGACACGGCAGTTGAAAACGCTGGAAAGTTTGGGCTGGATTGCTCGCAGCATGGATACGCGCGACAACCGCGTGACCAATGTGCGGCTGACCGAAGCGGGGCAGTCGGCGACTGAAGCCAGCTTGCCGCGTCGCAACGCGTTTCTGCACAACACGATCGCCGTGCTGCCGGACGAAGCGCTGAGCGCATTGTCGGGTGCGTTGAAGATGCTGGAGGCGAGGATCAGCGAAGTGGCGGCGACGGCTAACGCAGCGGGAGCAGCCGGCGAGGTTGCCGCTCAGACGCCCGAGACAGTGGGCAGCGAAGCGCCGCGTCAGCCGTGA
- a CDS encoding amino acid deaminase has protein sequence MKVTNYQGATIDPYSKGLGMVPGTSIQLTDAPRLEWNLLNEDVSLPAAVLYADRVEHNLKWMQAFVAEYGVKLAPHGKTTMAPQLFRRQLENGAWGITLATAHQVRAAYHGGVSRILMANQLVGRHNMMMVAELLSDPDFEFFCLVDSVEGVEQLGEFFKSVNKRLQVLLELGVPGGRTGVRDAVQRNAVLEAIARYPDTLKLAGVELYEGVLKEEQEVREFLQSAVAVTRELVEQGRFARTPAVLSGAGSAWYDVVAEEFVKASETGKVEVVLRPGCYLTHDVGIYRKAQTDIFKRNPVAKKMGEGLLPALQLWAYVQSIPEPDRAIIGLGKRDSAFDAGMPEAARHYRPGNEAPRDIAASEGWEIFGLMDQHAYLRIPAGADLKVGDMIAFDISHPCLTFDKWRQVLVVDPAYRVTEVIETFF, from the coding sequence ATGAAAGTTACAAACTATCAGGGCGCAACGATTGATCCTTATAGCAAGGGCTTAGGCATGGTTCCGGGCACCAGCATCCAACTCACGGATGCCCCGCGCCTCGAGTGGAACCTGCTGAACGAAGACGTGAGCCTGCCGGCCGCCGTGCTGTACGCGGACCGGGTGGAGCACAACCTCAAGTGGATGCAGGCATTCGTCGCGGAATACGGCGTCAAACTCGCGCCGCACGGCAAGACGACGATGGCCCCGCAGCTGTTTCGCCGTCAGCTCGAAAACGGCGCGTGGGGCATCACGCTCGCCACCGCGCATCAGGTGCGCGCGGCTTATCACGGCGGCGTCTCGCGCATTCTCATGGCCAACCAGCTGGTCGGCCGTCACAACATGATGATGGTCGCCGAGTTGCTGAGCGATCCGGATTTCGAATTCTTCTGTCTGGTCGATTCGGTCGAAGGCGTCGAGCAGTTGGGCGAGTTTTTCAAGTCGGTGAACAAACGGCTGCAAGTGCTGCTCGAACTCGGCGTGCCGGGCGGCCGCACGGGCGTGCGCGACGCGGTGCAGCGCAATGCGGTGCTCGAGGCGATTGCACGCTATCCGGACACGTTGAAGCTCGCCGGCGTCGAGTTGTATGAAGGCGTGCTCAAGGAAGAACAGGAAGTGCGCGAGTTCCTGCAAAGCGCGGTCGCGGTCACGCGCGAACTCGTCGAGCAAGGGCGGTTTGCGCGTACACCGGCGGTGTTGTCAGGCGCGGGTTCGGCCTGGTACGACGTGGTCGCGGAAGAATTCGTGAAGGCGTCGGAGACTGGCAAGGTCGAGGTCGTGTTGCGCCCCGGCTGCTATCTGACGCACGACGTCGGCATCTATCGCAAGGCGCAGACGGACATCTTCAAGCGGAATCCGGTCGCGAAGAAAATGGGCGAAGGGCTGCTTCCTGCGCTGCAATTGTGGGCGTATGTGCAGTCGATTCCCGAGCCGGATCGCGCGATCATCGGTCTCGGCAAACGTGATTCCGCATTCGATGCCGGCATGCCGGAAGCGGCGCGCCACTATCGTCCGGGCAACGAAGCGCCACGCGATATTGCGGCGAGCGAAGGCTGGGAGATTTTCGGCTTGATGGATCAGCATGCGTATCTGCGGATTCCGGCAGGCGCTGACCTGAAAGTGGGCGACATGATTGCGTTCGACATCTCGCATCCGTGCCTGACGTTCGACAAGTGGCGTCAGGTGTTGGTGGTCGACCCGGCGTATCGCGTGACGGAAGTGATCGAAACGTTCTTCTGA
- a CDS encoding MurR/RpiR family transcriptional regulator, whose product MNLTAEPLAFDIVARIAECAPELRSAERKVAALILDDLTGASRASIGALAQQAEVSVATVTRFAKAVGCRDVRELKLRLAQAAAVGQRFLQAGGPSDAPEPIATRVFDELQTALAHNHQLLRQAPLGDAAAALRGARMIYVFGMGGGSTALADEMRFRLVRLGRPVATYQDGLLQRMVASTVSRECVVIALSTTGRVPEMVENCKIARSYGATVIALTAPASPLARLADWVIPIVAFETDFIYKPSSSRYAMMMALDVLVTELAVSQGDESRELLRRMKHALDTHRGGGDRQPLGD is encoded by the coding sequence ATGAACTTAACCGCCGAACCGCTGGCTTTCGACATCGTCGCGCGCATTGCCGAATGCGCGCCGGAACTGCGCTCGGCTGAACGCAAGGTCGCCGCGCTGATTCTCGACGACCTGACGGGCGCCTCGCGCGCCAGCATCGGCGCGCTCGCGCAGCAGGCCGAGGTGAGCGTCGCGACCGTGACGCGCTTTGCCAAGGCGGTGGGCTGCCGCGACGTGCGCGAGCTGAAACTGCGGCTCGCGCAGGCGGCCGCCGTCGGTCAGCGCTTCCTGCAGGCCGGCGGCCCGAGCGACGCGCCCGAGCCGATCGCGACCCGCGTGTTCGACGAATTGCAGACTGCGTTGGCGCATAACCATCAATTGCTGCGCCAGGCGCCGCTCGGTGACGCGGCGGCCGCTCTGCGCGGCGCGCGCATGATCTACGTGTTCGGCATGGGCGGCGGCTCGACCGCGCTTGCGGACGAGATGCGTTTTCGGCTCGTGCGCCTCGGCCGGCCTGTCGCGACCTATCAGGACGGCTTGCTGCAACGCATGGTGGCCAGCACTGTGTCGCGCGAATGCGTGGTGATCGCGCTTTCCACTACCGGGCGAGTGCCCGAAATGGTCGAGAACTGCAAGATCGCGCGCAGCTACGGCGCGACCGTGATTGCGCTGACCGCGCCGGCTTCGCCGCTTGCGCGGCTGGCCGACTGGGTGATCCCGATCGTCGCGTTTGAAACCGATTTCATTTACAAGCCGTCGTCGTCGCGTTACGCGATGATGATGGCGCTCGATGTGCTCGTCACCGAACTTGCCGTCAGTCAGGGTGACGAGAGCCGCGAATTGCTGCGCCGCATGAAGCATGCACTCGACACGCACCGCGGCGGTGGCGATCGACAACCGTTAGGAGACTGA
- a CDS encoding N-acyl-D-amino-acid deacylase family protein: protein MHSHPEAADTLIVGAQLYDGTGAPPVERDVAVRDGLIVAIGNLSNWLAEEVIEAEGRALAPGFIDVHTHDDTHVIRSPQMLPKITQGVTTVIVGNCGISASPVALKGDPPDPMNLLGERDAFQYPTFAAYVEAVNAARPAVNVGALIGHTALRSNQMDRLDRAATPQEIDGMRAQLEEALAHGALGLSSGLAYGSAFAAPTEEVMALAEPLAAAGALYTTHMRTEFDAILDAMDEAYRVGRHAHVPVVISHLKCAGPSNWGRSEEVLKSLEGASRLQPIGCDCYPYNRSSSTLDVKQVTGDIDITITWSEPHPEMAGKLVKEIAAEWGVSQQEAGKRLQPAGAVYHNMSEEDVRRILSHPATMVGSDGLPNDPLPHPRLWGAFPRVLGHYARDTGLLPLEEAVRKMTSLSARRFGLTQRGEVHIGYHADLVLFDPAKVRDAATFENPQQAADGIDAVWVNGVLTYRNGEVTGERAGHFVARGAASKGDAHGAF from the coding sequence ATGCATTCGCATCCCGAAGCCGCCGACACGCTGATCGTCGGCGCGCAACTGTATGACGGCACGGGCGCGCCGCCTGTCGAACGCGACGTGGCGGTTCGTGACGGTCTCATCGTCGCGATCGGCAACCTGTCGAACTGGCTCGCCGAAGAAGTGATCGAGGCCGAAGGCCGGGCGCTGGCGCCGGGTTTCATCGACGTTCACACGCACGATGACACGCACGTGATCCGCTCGCCGCAAATGCTGCCGAAGATCACGCAAGGCGTGACGACGGTGATTGTCGGCAATTGCGGCATCAGCGCGTCGCCGGTTGCGCTCAAAGGCGATCCGCCTGATCCGATGAATCTGCTCGGCGAGCGCGACGCATTCCAGTATCCGACCTTCGCCGCGTATGTCGAAGCCGTGAACGCCGCGCGGCCGGCAGTGAACGTCGGCGCGTTGATCGGACACACCGCGTTGCGCAGCAACCAGATGGACCGGCTCGACCGTGCGGCGACGCCGCAGGAAATCGACGGCATGCGCGCGCAACTCGAAGAAGCGTTGGCCCACGGTGCGCTCGGTCTGAGTTCGGGGCTCGCGTACGGCTCGGCATTCGCGGCGCCGACGGAAGAAGTGATGGCGTTGGCGGAACCGCTCGCAGCAGCCGGCGCGCTGTACACCACGCACATGCGCACCGAATTCGACGCGATTCTCGACGCCATGGACGAGGCGTATCGCGTGGGCCGTCACGCGCACGTGCCGGTGGTGATTTCGCATCTCAAGTGCGCGGGTCCGTCGAACTGGGGACGCAGCGAAGAAGTGTTGAAGTCGCTCGAAGGCGCGAGCCGCCTGCAGCCGATCGGTTGCGATTGCTATCCGTACAACCGCAGTTCGTCGACGCTGGATGTGAAGCAGGTGACGGGCGATATCGACATCACGATTACGTGGTCGGAGCCGCATCCGGAGATGGCGGGCAAGCTCGTGAAAGAGATTGCGGCGGAGTGGGGCGTCTCGCAGCAGGAAGCGGGCAAGCGCCTGCAACCGGCGGGCGCGGTGTACCACAACATGTCCGAAGAGGACGTGCGGCGCATCCTCTCGCATCCCGCGACCATGGTCGGCTCAGACGGGCTGCCGAACGATCCGCTGCCGCATCCGCGCTTGTGGGGCGCATTTCCGCGCGTGCTCGGCCATTACGCGCGTGACACGGGCTTGCTGCCGCTCGAAGAGGCGGTGCGCAAGATGACCAGTTTGTCGGCGCGTCGCTTTGGACTCACGCAGCGCGGCGAGGTGCATATCGGTTATCACGCCGACCTGGTGTTGTTCGACCCGGCCAAGGTGCGCGACGCGGCGACGTTCGAAAACCCGCAACAAGCCGCCGACGGCATCGACGCGGTGTGGGTGAACGGCGTGTTGACGTATCGCAATGGTGAAGTGACGGGTGAGCGCGCGGGTCACTTTGTGGCGCGTGGCGCGGCGTCGAAGGGCGACGCGCACGGCGCGTTCTGA
- a CDS encoding RidA family protein has product MKRYGVEGGKGTGGQHMPFSRAVEADGWLFVSGQTPMENGEVINGGIVEQSHKAIQNVFAILKEAGYGAEHVVRCGVWLDDPRDFASFNKVFREYFGENPPARACVVSSMVIDCRVEVDCVAYKRPTA; this is encoded by the coding sequence ATGAAGCGATATGGTGTTGAAGGCGGGAAGGGAACGGGCGGCCAGCATATGCCGTTTTCACGCGCAGTCGAAGCGGACGGCTGGCTGTTCGTGTCCGGACAGACGCCGATGGAAAACGGCGAAGTGATCAATGGCGGCATCGTCGAGCAATCGCACAAGGCGATTCAGAACGTGTTCGCGATCCTGAAGGAAGCCGGCTATGGCGCGGAACATGTGGTCCGCTGCGGCGTGTGGCTGGATGACCCGCGTGACTTCGCGTCGTTCAACAAAGTGTTCCGCGAGTACTTTGGCGAAAATCCGCCGGCACGCGCGTGTGTCGTTTCTTCGATGGTGATCGATTGCCGGGTTGAAGTGGATTGTGTGGCTTATAAGAGGCCCACGGCCTAA
- the queF gene encoding NADPH-dependent 7-cyano-7-deazaguanine reductase QueF (Catalyzes the NADPH-dependent reduction of 7-cyano-7-deazaguanine (preQ0) to 7-aminomethyl-7-deazaguanine (preQ1) in queuosine biosynthesis) — MTPEQSPLGKPSAYTEQYDASLLFPIARKHAREAIGIGAQLPFFGTDIWNAYELSWLNARGKPVIAVATFFVPADSPNIVESKSFKLYLGSFAQTAFESMDAVRDTIKRDVSASCGATVSVHLAAPYEFGKLKMEEFEGLSLDRLDLDTDIYQPDASLLKAALDEAPVEETVFSNLLKSNCPVTGQPDWGSVQIHYVGPQIDHAGLLRYIISYRNHTGFHEQCVEKIFLDVLKACKPVKLAVYARYTRRGGLDINPFRTNYNLPMPDNMRLARQ, encoded by the coding sequence ATGACACCCGAACAATCACCGCTGGGCAAGCCCTCCGCTTACACCGAACAATACGACGCTTCGCTGCTGTTTCCGATCGCGCGAAAACATGCGCGCGAGGCGATCGGCATCGGCGCGCAGTTGCCGTTCTTCGGCACGGACATCTGGAACGCGTACGAATTGTCGTGGCTGAATGCGCGCGGCAAGCCGGTGATCGCGGTGGCGACGTTCTTCGTGCCAGCCGATTCGCCGAATATCGTCGAGTCGAAGTCGTTCAAGCTCTATCTAGGCTCATTCGCGCAGACCGCGTTCGAGTCGATGGACGCGGTGCGCGACACGATCAAGCGCGATGTGTCCGCGTCATGCGGTGCGACCGTGTCCGTTCATCTGGCCGCGCCGTATGAGTTCGGCAAATTGAAGATGGAAGAGTTTGAAGGTTTGTCGCTGGATCGGCTGGATCTGGATACCGACATTTATCAGCCGGACGCGTCCTTGCTAAAAGCGGCGCTGGATGAAGCGCCGGTTGAAGAAACGGTGTTTTCCAACTTGCTGAAATCGAATTGTCCGGTGACGGGGCAGCCGGATTGGGGCAGCGTGCAGATTCATTACGTGGGCCCGCAAATCGATCACGCGGGTTTGCTGCGCTACATCATCTCGTATCGGAATCACACTGGTTTTCACGAGCAATGTGTCGAGAAGATTTTTCTCGATGTGCTGAAGGCTTGCAAGCCTGTGAAGCTTGCGGTGTATGCGCGTTATACGCGACGCGGTGGGCTGGATATCAATCCGTTCCGCACGAACTACAACTTGCCGATGCCGGATAATATGCGGTTGGCGCGGCAGTAA
- a CDS encoding 5'-nucleotidase, with product MALSLVDKLVVAISSRALFDFEEENRVYEEGNLQAYEALQRDRLTVPAKPGVAFPLIRKLLALNTGGHRVEVVILSRSDPISGLRAFHSCREHGLAIERGVFTRGRAPFGYLKPLNASLFLSANQQDVRDALAAGFPAARVLPESAKMASKYPDEIRIAFDGDAVLFSDEAERVFQQDGLRAFVGHEIHNKDLPLADGPLKPLLEALHRLQKLADEAAPMHIRTALVTARSAPAHERAIRTLMAWNIEIDEAMFLGGLDKSAFLREFEPDFFFDDQIGHCESARVVTATGHVLSGIVNAS from the coding sequence ATGGCTCTTTCGCTTGTCGACAAACTGGTGGTGGCAATCTCGTCGCGCGCGCTGTTCGACTTCGAGGAAGAGAACCGCGTGTACGAGGAAGGCAATCTGCAGGCCTATGAAGCGTTGCAGCGCGACCGCCTGACCGTGCCCGCCAAGCCAGGCGTGGCGTTTCCGCTGATCCGCAAGCTGCTGGCCTTGAACACCGGCGGCCATCGCGTCGAAGTGGTAATTCTTTCGCGCAGTGATCCGATCAGCGGACTGCGTGCGTTCCATTCGTGCCGGGAACATGGGCTCGCCATCGAGCGCGGTGTGTTCACGCGCGGACGCGCGCCGTTCGGTTACCTGAAGCCGTTGAACGCGTCGCTGTTTCTGTCCGCGAATCAGCAGGACGTGCGCGATGCGCTCGCCGCTGGATTTCCCGCCGCGCGCGTCTTGCCCGAATCGGCGAAAATGGCGAGCAAGTATCCAGACGAAATCCGCATTGCCTTCGACGGCGACGCCGTGCTGTTTTCCGACGAAGCCGAGCGCGTGTTCCAGCAGGACGGCTTGCGCGCCTTCGTCGGCCACGAGATTCACAACAAGGATCTGCCGCTCGCGGACGGTCCGCTGAAGCCGCTGCTCGAAGCGCTGCACCGGCTGCAAAAACTCGCGGACGAAGCCGCGCCCATGCATATTCGTACGGCATTGGTCACGGCGCGTTCGGCGCCCGCGCATGAACGCGCGATCCGCACCTTGATGGCGTGGAACATCGAAATCGACGAAGCGATGTTCCTCGGCGGCCTCGACAAGAGCGCATTTCTGCGCGAATTCGAGCCGGACTTTTTCTTCGACGACCAAATTGGCCACTGCGAATCGGCCCGCGTCGTGACGGCGACGGGGCACGTGCTGAGTGGCATCGTGAACGCATCATGA
- the ilvA gene encoding threonine ammonia-lyase, biosynthetic, protein MASHDYLKKTLTARVYDVARETELERAPNLSARLRNPVYLKREDNQPVFSFKVRGAYNKMAHIPAEALERGVITASAGNHAQGVALSAARMGVKAIIVVPVTTPQVKVDAVRAHGGPTVEVVQFGESYSDAYGHAVKLQEERDLTFVHPFDDPYVIAGQGTVAMEILSQHQGPIHAIFVPIGGGGLAAGVAAYVKSVRPEIKVIGVQTDDSCAMAASLKAGERVTLSEVGLFSDGTAVKLVGEETFRLCREYLDDVLLVNTDALCAAIKDVFQDTRSVLEPAGSLAVAGAKQYAEREGIENQTLIAITSGANMNFDRMRFVAERAEVGEAREAVFAVTIPEERGSFRRFCELLGTRSVTEFNYRIADANSAHIFVGVQIRNRSESAQIAGAFEAHGFATVDLTFDELSKQHIRYMVGGRSPLAHDERLFRFEFPERPGALMKFLSSMAPNWNISLFHYRNQGADYSSILVGIQVPETENEAFDKFLATLGYPNWEETQNPVYRLFLA, encoded by the coding sequence ATGGCTTCCCACGACTACCTGAAAAAAACCCTGACCGCGCGCGTCTACGACGTGGCCCGCGAGACCGAACTCGAACGCGCACCGAATCTGTCGGCACGTCTGCGCAATCCGGTCTATCTGAAGCGCGAGGACAACCAGCCGGTGTTCTCGTTCAAGGTGCGCGGCGCGTACAACAAGATGGCGCATATTCCGGCCGAGGCGCTGGAGCGCGGCGTGATCACCGCATCGGCGGGCAATCATGCGCAGGGCGTGGCTTTGTCGGCGGCGCGTATGGGCGTGAAGGCGATCATCGTGGTGCCGGTGACTACGCCGCAGGTGAAGGTCGATGCGGTGCGCGCGCACGGCGGCCCGACCGTCGAGGTGGTGCAGTTCGGCGAATCGTATAGCGACGCCTATGGCCACGCGGTGAAGCTGCAGGAAGAGCGTGACCTGACCTTCGTGCATCCGTTCGATGATCCGTATGTGATCGCCGGCCAGGGCACGGTCGCGATGGAAATTCTCAGCCAGCATCAGGGGCCGATTCACGCGATCTTCGTGCCGATCGGCGGTGGTGGACTCGCGGCGGGCGTCGCCGCGTACGTGAAATCCGTGCGCCCCGAGATCAAGGTGATCGGCGTGCAAACCGATGATTCGTGCGCGATGGCCGCGTCGCTGAAAGCCGGCGAGCGGGTCACATTGAGCGAGGTCGGTCTGTTCTCGGACGGCACAGCGGTGAAGCTCGTTGGTGAAGAAACCTTCCGCCTGTGCAGGGAATATCTCGACGACGTGCTGCTCGTGAATACTGACGCGCTGTGCGCCGCGATCAAGGACGTCTTCCAGGACACCCGCAGCGTGCTGGAGCCCGCGGGCTCCCTGGCCGTCGCAGGAGCCAAGCAGTATGCGGAGCGCGAAGGCATCGAAAACCAGACGCTGATCGCGATCACGTCGGGCGCTAACATGAACTTCGACCGCATGCGCTTCGTGGCCGAGCGCGCCGAAGTCGGCGAAGCACGCGAAGCGGTGTTCGCCGTGACGATCCCCGAAGAGCGTGGCAGTTTCCGCCGTTTTTGCGAACTGCTGGGCACACGCAGCGTCACCGAATTCAACTACCGTATTGCGGATGCGAACTCCGCCCATATCTTCGTGGGCGTGCAGATCAGGAATCGCAGCGAGTCGGCACAGATCGCGGGCGCATTCGAAGCGCACGGCTTCGCCACCGTCGATCTGACTTTTGACGAACTCTCCAAGCAGCACATCCGCTACATGGTCGGCGGACGCTCGCCGCTCGCGCACGACGAACGTCTGTTCCGTTTCGAGTTTCCCGAGCGGCCGGGCGCGCTGATGAAATTCCTTTCGTCGATGGCCCCGAACTGGAATATCAGCCTGTTCCACTATCGGAACCAGGGCGCGGACTACAGCTCGATTCTGGTCGGCATCCAGGTGCCCGAAACCGAGAACGAGGCGTTCGACAAGTTTCTCGCCACGCTCGGCTATCCGAACTGGGAAGAGACGCAGAACCCGGTGTATCGCCTGTTTCTCGCTTGA